The genomic window GACACCCAGAACTGACCTAACCACCCGTCACACCAGGAAGTTCCAAGGCCTGGGGACCCCGTCCCACCTCTCTGAGTCGTCCCAAAGGTACGTGACACATTTGTAAATCTTAAACGTCCTGCTAAAATACGTCATCGAGTAGTGGAAACCTCTGAGAGAATGTCACGGGGTGGGGGTCAAAGGACAACCTTCTGGCAAGTTCTGCGTAGCAGAGTTTTAAAAAACAACATCTTTGATAACGTTTCACCAAAATATATTTGTTTTGATGGTGTATCGAGGCTATGCCATAGCTTATATCTAGCGTTTTATTTCTAGTTCCAACATCCTACAGATTCAACACAAGTCAAGGTGCAGCTGAGGTGCGCAACATTACCAACAGGATCATTTGACAGGTGGACTGAAAGGTTCATGTTACAGGTGTGTTGTGTTAGAATATAGTGATTGACGTCTGACCTGGATTTCCATGAGACTGTGGCCCAGTGTCATGTCAGGAACACCTGTGAAGTGTCAGATGTGAGGAAATACGACTTTGTCCATTTCAAGAGATTTAAAGAAACTGtctcatcaaggaggttaacttgCTTAAAATGTCTTATTTTACCCTCCTTGGTCTCATTGGGGGAAGTCTTTTGAGCTGGTCCGATCCTGGTAGCAGCTGGTATGTTTTAATACGCcaacattttcatgattttgttccAGATTGTTCAGTTATTTTTCCCCACTAAGGCTGGAAACTGGTTTGGTGGACCTGATTTATTCAGCCAAAACCTTCCAAAGCTGCAACACTTACTGCAAGTGCAACTTGTACTTCATGCCAGTACCTGtacaacatccaagaaccgagtgaAGAAAACCAGAAAGTCcaaaaccgagtccaaaaaaaccctgaatgaaatacaaaatatgacGTTATAGACATTTCTATTTCATCATGTAAAATTCCATATACTCAAGTATTTTTTCACTCCGAATGAAGGACTTTCTAGATCGGGTTTGGAATTTTTATTAAGACTGATTGATAAGTACTGCATGCTTCTAGCTTATGTTGAAAATttaagtgttttgagtctctcTTCTGCTTGTTAGTCACTGATAAAAAAGGAATCTAAAGTAACTGCAACATTCAAGTATCAATAAGTattattgatttgaaaaaaaacaagcatatcaactagacaggatcaggttcccATCtggaacctgaacctctggacctaaacctggacttggacctgaTAAAGCTGAACCGGTGTCCACCCCTGCAGTCCCCACTGCTGCACCCCTCCTGGCCATTCTCTTAAGCTTCCAATCTGTAGAGAGGTGACTGACCTCATCAGGAGAAGGACAATGCCCATTAGTCTTGTCACACATGAGAAGAGATTTGGTCTTCTGACACTCAACACACTTGAAGTAGTAGTCTACTCGTAACATACTTCAAACACCCAGTAACAGCTCTGTTATTTCTGTTTGCAGATTTGACAGGATGCATTGGATCATTCATTTGGAGGGTGGACCGAGGAGAGTTAACCATGCAGCAGTGTCTGTAGGGGATAAAGTCTACAGCTTCGGGGGATACTGCACCGGGGAGGACTTTGAGACAACAAGACCTATCGATATTCATGTCTTTCACATCAGTatgtgttattgttttttttttctcggaAGGATATTTATGAGCAACCACAAGTTTCCGTAACCAATGTTGTATTTAAGttgtaatttcttggtaaagATGGTGCAACCCTATATTTTGAAAGATAGTTGGTCATGTAGATTGTAGCATGCAAAATGTTAGCATTAGTAAGGCAGCAGGAGTGGTAAGGAAGGAAGCAGTCTAAATATAGATATCGGCATGCAGATATGCGGATAAGACAGCAGCCAAGCATGCAGCAAACATACATGGAAGAAcctgctggtgtgttatgcctaaggGCAGTTACACCAGATATacaatataatgaatgaatgaatgaagacctttattgcacatttctgccacacttggctaagtacaggtcacaacaaaacaaaacaacaagtacagttaacgggacaaaaagaatatgactatcattagataaattctacttctcctcgcttttcggttatagtagatataaaagaacagacgtgtttttcaatgggaggtttgtctagtcgcattaggaatatgaatttttgtacagtgcttaaatgtgtgaagtagggaaataagttttctacaagcttatacagttcatttctttctttggtatataatccacattctaccacaaaatgacattcgttttctattctattcaaattacaatgtttacataatcgttgttctagaggagtgcgggtatgtcttcccgtttcaatgtgtagtttgtggcagctgatccttagtcttgtgactgtattcctgaccctcatatttgcattacttaggtatttttcttcattataagttgctttgaataatctatatgatcttaacttgtttttggcagccccacctttgttgtcgttatgtatttcttttagaaacgtttgaTGGTTAGATACAGAGAAGAAATAGAGAAAAATACATTCGGTGTACTTAAAATGTGTTAGAATTCATTGAAATAGTGTTGAAGTTGCTAGATGCATGctgcataattattgtcattATACAACTAATACTATTTTTGTTGACATCCTTTACCTCCAGTGACATGTCGCTGGAAAAAGCTGCCAGTGTCCACCCAAAGTGACTCAGATTATCACTCTGTGCCGTACATGAGATATGGCCATACAGCAGTGGCCGTTGGGGAGAAGGTATATTTATTTGGGGGTAGGAACGACTCTGAAGGAGCAGACAACATTCTGTACTGCTTTGACACAAGTGAGTAGAAATGAACAGAACAGTAATATCAATGACAAAAGTAGCTTCTATCTGAGCCAGGATACAAGGATGATGTGGTGTCACTCAAGCACATTTTTCACCTGCACACGGATAGTTCTTTCTTGATTGACAGTGTCTTTCTTAAAATTATTTTGAATGTGTGAACAGATGATTGTACTGGTGTTTTGAGACAATCAAGAAGATTGAAATCAAAAGATCAGTGATGAGAACATGTAATAAGCACTGTTACTTGAATTGGAAATGATCAAAATGATTAGACTTATTTGGGAGCTGACCCATCAAATTTGACAGATCAGTTGATAAAGAATTCAAACACAAAAGACATTTCCAATTGTGTTGGGAGATTCTGGTTTGTGGAAGAACTGGTAAGGGCACTGAGCAgtcacctaatttgcatacgaTAGTAAATGCAAAATTCTAAATTCGTAATAATTATGGTGTCTGTAATTTAGGAAAAGAAAACAGGTAGAAatagattgattccaatggtgCATCAAAATTAGCAGAGAGTGGGTGCAGGACCTGTAGGTTAAAATTTTTGTTCTGctatattcaaaatattttcaaaatatgttttcatttctaaatTTCGACCATGGAAAGTGGCTCTGGGATCCTTCTATTCCTCAAGTCAAGTTTAGTACATAACCGTAGAGTGCAAATAACATAATTTATATTTTTGTGCTGTTGCTATATTTATGTGCAGTATTTGGCAAAACCAAATTTCTAGGCACATTGCCTTATAGTTAATTGGTCTCTTTTCTCTTACACATGTCTATGGCTAGTTATGTGCTAACCACAAGCCTATTGCAGCGTAACAAACTACATCTTGTTTTTCTCCTACATTATATTTACTTGGCTGCAGGATTACAGTAATCAACATTCCTTGCTTCTCCCCTCCAGCTACGCTAAGATGGTCCTGTCCACAGGTGACTGGTGCCACGCCCCCAGCACGTGATGGACACTCCCTGTGTGTAGTGGATGACAACCTGTATGTATTTGGAGGATATGAACAAATAGTAAGTACTGCTGTTGTCTGTAGCAATCCCAAGACTCCGAGTCCTGGGAAAATGTAAAATGTCTTATACATCTGCAATAAGAGGCGGTAAAGGAAGTTTTATCATCGTTGATATACTGGCTGGGGTACCACGGCCACAGATTTACGATTGAGGTACTTATTTACAGTTTTACAACTCCCACCACAGTCCCTATCAGATGTAATTGTGAATCCAAGCTATATTATTTAATAGTTCATTTTTTAAATGCCTAAAATGAGGCTTATTAATGTTTCAAACTCACAGTTTGGTTAACTTGGAATGATTGGGATACAGAAATTGTAGCCATTATAGTTggctttttgttttttcttagtCATTTTCTTCACAGACTTTGGCAGTGTTTAGTTTTAATGGAATTTAGCATACATTAACCACCTGATTGTCTTTTTCTCCAGGCTGACTGTTTCTCCAATGAAGTTCACAAACTGGACACAAGTACAATGCACTGGAGACTGCTTCCAGCCAGGGTGGGTATCAGTAGGGGTGTCTACTTAAGGACGTTCAATCAGTCATCAGCTCTGAAATGTATGCTTAAGTATGTTGCTAGGACCACCTCATAGTACAACAAATGTACCATATCTCTTAAGCCTGTTTTTTGCCCATGGTTTAGTTCTCAGTTCTTCAGGTACGTGTTAGAAGGGAAAATGGCACCTCTAAAAAGCCTTTTTCCCTACGAAAGGTTTACTTCAGTTTTGGGGAGTTCAAACTTGAGGATTGCaggaaagttgttttttatttcacacaTTTTCAGGTACATGCTATTTTGAATTAGCTcatgtcatcctgtttagtaaCAGGCTCTGCCTTTacaaggcagagcctggaactaaataggatgacactcaggctaatttTGAGATTTTCCCTCTTGATACAGCTGTACATATGTTTAAGTTAGCCTTGCATAAGAGTTGAAAAATTTTGGGCACTGTTTAGCAAAGCTGaactctgacctctgaccctacAGGGCCACCCTGCCAGATGGCGAGACTTCCACTCCGCCACAGCCGTCGGCAGTAAGATGTTGATCTTCGGTGGCCGTGCCGATCAGCTAGGACCGTACCACTCTAACCACGAGATCTACCCAAACTACGTGAAAGTGTTTGACACGGTGACCTTCAGATGGAGTGAACCAGAGGTGAAGAACCGTGCCCTGATCGAGGGCAGACGCAGCCACTCCGCATGTACGTAACACTGCCAGGCCTTCTGTAGATTTCCTTAACAGTTCTAGAGCTGGAATATGAATCTTTTCAGGCATAGACTGTCCAAATGTCTTGAAGCATCACTACCTGTAACAAATAACAGCATAGACAGAAGCTTGATTAGATGTTCTTTGAAAGTAGCAGTTGTAATTCTAATTCAATCATTTATTGGAGGAGTAAAGAAGGTTGATAAATTACCTGTACAACGTGACTGAATCCAGCTTGTTTTCTCACAGTTGCACATGAAGGGCATGTGTACATTTTTGGTGGTTACAATGCGCTGCTGGAGAAGCACTATGGGGATATGTGGCGACTGGACACAGGTCTGTTTTTACCTCACCTTTGCCACTTCTTATAGTGTGCTTGAAACTGTAGAACTCTCTTGATGTCATGTATATGTGCCAGCCAATTTACATTCATACACAGGTAATTCGAAGTTAAAGTAGTGGACGTTGTGGAAATCCAATACATATGTACTTGCTTTGGGGAAAACCATGTACAAGTAGTGTAAGAGTCATGAGGACAATTTTTTGTATCGTGTGATTCAAGCATTGTTGATGTGTTCCCTGCTACAGAGAAGTGGGAGTGGAAGCAGGTGTTCCCTCTGAACCCAGGCCCGTGTGCCCGGCGGCGCCAGTGTGCCTGTGTGATCAGAGACCAGGTGGTTCTGTTTGGTGGAACAAGGTAAGACATGTAAAGTGGTAACTTCAAAGTTTGACTCATTATCAACATGTCTCCAGCTGAAGCTGTGGTAACCTTGCTACTTTGGTTTTACCTGTCTGATTTTCATGTCCTTTTGTGTCCTTGCTGTTAGCGTTGGCAATTAGAAAATAACATTGTGAGAAAGATTATGATTGGTTGTATGTGTCTGTTGTTCTTTGCAGCCCTTGTGAGTTTGGGCAGGTGGGAGATCTGTCCAACCTTATGGACCATTCTGATGTCTACATCCTGGACTTCGGTGAGTCATACTAGCAGCTAGTAGAACATGTGCTACACTGGAGTTTATTTATATTGTCAGTTTTGTATGGATGTTTTAATAGTGTAAAGTAATAAATAAGATTTTATTTCTCCATTTTGCAACTCCAGTCGGTGGAATTTCTTTTTCACAAGGCTTTATCTGAACGTGAAACGAACaaggaatttttttaaattcatgaaTGAGCCATGAAATCTCAAGAGCAGCTGTCTATAGTGTGCACCTCAGGACACATACTGTGTGATATGCTCTATTTCATTCCCACAGCCCCATCACTTAAAACCCTGTGCAAGGTGGGGGTGATAAAGTACAAGCTGGACTGGTCTGTGCTGCCGTATGATATCAGGTCAGTAGCTGATAGACATGACATAGCAACAGACTGTGACCGTGTCATCATTTTTATAGTCATCAGCCTCTTGCTAACTGAACAGTTATCACACCTCTAAGAAAAGTCAACACTAAAGCAACATGTCAGTTTTCCAAGAGATTTTTTCGATAGATGTATAGACCATAGTTTTGTCTGAACAGTAGATTTCCTTGCAAGGACATAGACATTTTAAGTCACTTTTAGtcatgttttcttctgtttttctcTCTACAGATGGGAGTTGGAAGCCATGACAAAGAACAACACCATCTCCAGACCACTCCCCTCCTTCCAGGGATGACTGACATCTGTCAGTCATTACCAGCCTGTCATTACAGAAATTGTAATACCCTATGTTCTGTTGTGTTGACAGACTTTTTATTTACTGCGTATTTGAACAGAATTTTATGTACCAAAGCTGCCCAGACAATGTTAGGTACATGGCattgtatatttttcaatatgTACCAAATGAGCCCAAATTATGACTTTTTAGCGAATTAAAATGGACCCAGAACAAATCAACATACTGGTTTTGGTAGTTTCCAGCCTTACCGCACGCCTACCAAGCTGTcagaacagttatacatgtacgtgtgtctatatTTCCTAGCTATCTCTGGGTTATGCTGATTTACTCACTTGTTGTTATAGTTTCATGAGATGACTTCCATGAGCTGACTGCCATGTGGCCTTAATGTGGGCCAACAGTACCAGAGTCATGTGCTGCTGGTCGGCAGGGTGTCTCAGTCTGCCTGTCCTGTCTCCACCTCATCtccctttcccaaggacacaatatataaatatatagatatattcatatataaacAGGTCTCACAAGTTTTGGAATAGAAGTATCCACCAAATAGGTAACTTTGTAGATACAATTGTAAATAAAACCACCAACTGGCAGTGGACTGTTAGCATGTACTACCTTATTGCTGTAATAACAAGTAACAGTCATTTTCGACCAGATATATCCCAGCAAAACCAATATACATAGTTAGGTAACAGATACAGGAAGACATATTCCTGTCTTTCCAGTATTTCTTGAGTTCAGGACTTATGAAGAACACAGTTTGTGCTTGTGAATATCAGATGAAGTGACAAATGTAACAAGAGGTGGTCAGGAAAATATTATCTTTCTTCTTCATGACGATCCATGCCAGAGGCTAGCGTAGCAGGAATTTGGGATGTTTGAAAACTGGGGTAATGTTTCCAATGATGTACATAAACCTAAATCCTGCAGTTGGTTGGGTATGTTTTGATGCATTGTTTTAAAAACTGGCTAAGATGAATTgaagattttttatttatttagaatGGCTCCCATAGGGGATGTATAGTACTGCTTCAGCCCACA from Branchiostoma lanceolatum isolate klBraLanc5 chromosome 4, klBraLanc5.hap2, whole genome shotgun sequence includes these protein-coding regions:
- the LOC136433252 gene encoding kelch domain-containing protein 3-like, whose translation is MHWIIHLEGGPRRVNHAAVSVGDKVYSFGGYCTGEDFETTRPIDIHVFHIMTCRWKKLPVSTQSDSDYHSVPYMRYGHTAVAVGEKVYLFGGRNDSEGADNILYCFDTTTLRWSCPQVTGATPPARDGHSLCVVDDNLYVFGGYEQIADCFSNEVHKLDTSTMHWRLLPARGHPARWRDFHSATAVGSKMLIFGGRADQLGPYHSNHEIYPNYVKVFDTVTFRWSEPEVKNRALIEGRRSHSAFAHEGHVYIFGGYNALLEKHYGDMWRLDTEKWEWKQVFPLNPGPCARRRQCACVIRDQVVLFGGTSPCEFGQVGDLSNLMDHSDVYILDFAPSLKTLCKVGVIKYKLDWSVLPYDIRWELEAMTKNNTISRPLPSFQG